A DNA window from Haliovirga abyssi contains the following coding sequences:
- a CDS encoding beta strand repeat-containing protein: MEKIIRKLGVIFLVAAFLTTAGCLNKSSEKNNVTSVVESNGGQATNPDTPDTPTNPDTTPTPTNPAYNANSNKRPVVTYFNTKDLTSPEVNGGQKVKFETTTMDPEGGKTTVEYTATGGSFAADGTWTAPTKPGYYQVSAIAVDDKGLKSDPASWTIRVKKDPAAGGIVLRSIPTVVKSVPNNSFGPQRSLAVTDASTTQTKYIMETSQTATITLVFTDTDNSHAVSTNFSYGSLTQTGASNNGTTYTYTYTYTAPSTAPSGNSASVVFNVFDPNDSSDSDSATITFIIDTAPTISNVALSVSGGSSTNTIAPSGTGTITVTASDADTGDTITYNYSILTGSGTLAESTNTTGTVDFTAPSSTGTTEVLIQLVDSRGANAEEMFTIAIATPMTVVAEDSGVSGATEAAKYTEATGSNAANYDITTDTVNSSQVSIPISNSSDMNTLMGNNAYYYYTGAPSTTIIQTWSVYNEIDSTKVLGTTGKDFGVTTRTFDFNPGTEGVDNGTRYKYMMRGGVKTLKATVDSGTSPNNQVVYASDTVYVNELPSLTGITYTDAQGNSQSLFDGTTLSTVQVSPGQKFNLTMSVSDPDNTRVSPDTTNYPLTSTSGYFANQAYDAGRAGGGTAGIDLSRTLVDGASADSSWTIASSNATDIYDPTSTSSPSYYTFTNDYTTTLSNVPVEIKPSATVDTTGTTPSYHYLALHLNDGTEQLVDEGAIKGPWDYYRVGTEVVDADGADIGAGNLKVDIGTRAGYTSYDKNLMLEFSSDTTGVYFKIKDITAGTYWSYGGSDIKVYVSGTGTNTDGDGDLQDNTNAPIDLTDSDWGASADGSDASIDWLAIDIDESSNWEAGDKVYFKTYANTVILKFQVVNGPTITSVAVPPYVTLGKTVNLNVYGDEGSSSSATVTVVEKTSSGGTLTAGTDSDGDSVSQEVWTYTAPTTMPSSATATFIVSITDGTYTNTREVSVELNQEPTITGITGSDTVDVTNGNWILSGTSPVTLVSSVSDSDSGDTFKYFWTIGGNGKYGTLTYDNTSAVDWSPYNGATALGDVDGPYTNGHFNINLLVMDKDSEGVLKGGTDSSAIDVGVNEAPTIASVMGGARGTDYWSGAIVEKTSSETYDFGANDEYKNVTLSFYPDSTLTDAADDKNSLNFDWYITLDSSDGPIVANPGKIETESKTINSIPAQMLKWTPDISLRGVTRTYYLHSRVTDDKSGVAKGISDKSFAFTVTADDDAPGLVDNEMYVQALVDKAPTGTFSLGDKIRLIIPIGASVTAVSGGTTLTAATASRDLMTATVNIGGLIDGTAGGPTAQNVEFSYNNNGTASDYSDDYLYYDLEIKAASAPSTNYTDGAIDTGGADDVNPPLVSAQDWNGNETAAGVGNDDLIKNGSYLDSTGTTVAASPAIDSQPVIGDVSSAEIDNTDIAVTLNEANNGTFYGYTKDNDMITLNDELTFIADIDEVHDNDKTSDVGSIYAPQLGIAGSGYIPGFRRTDTGGTANSNIVWSFSFTSGNVNAGKQDSSAAAAYTGILADQVVTTSQGYTGDTGTYNLDFWFEDNAGNRTHVEKDALAGGTIDGIDLRRPKVANAQLYSYSSTATTGQAGWAPVLDMDTTNVGDTDGDHKIDRTGTDRMDGNDDDLYLFGWLEVSSSNLDDNSTSTAEILKLTFDEPLLVGNGSSTTTFNFAAPVDGGVGVETDGNLVSSVNDTSIKVYNVSGSTRTEVSNHGVSNLAATTAGDTVELDKIKNYAVRYLDTNGDQTWTTADAVKTEVYIVLLSTTATGDSIDSTSADIGHFAKGKHFEVEFNAIDRANHSSIATQQVMDRNTNFINASGENMTGDDGITWE, translated from the coding sequence ATGGAAAAGATAATACGTAAACTAGGTGTAATTTTTTTAGTAGCAGCATTTTTAACCACAGCTGGATGTTTGAATAAGTCTAGCGAAAAAAATAATGTTACTTCAGTAGTAGAAAGTAATGGAGGGCAAGCAACAAACCCAGATACACCAGATACACCAACAAACCCAGATACAACACCAACACCAACAAACCCAGCATATAATGCAAATTCAAATAAAAGACCAGTAGTAACATATTTTAACACTAAAGATTTAACTAGTCCTGAAGTTAACGGAGGGCAAAAAGTTAAATTTGAAACAACAACAATGGACCCAGAAGGTGGGAAAACAACAGTTGAGTATACAGCAACTGGAGGAAGTTTTGCAGCAGATGGGACATGGACAGCTCCTACAAAACCAGGATACTATCAAGTATCAGCAATAGCTGTAGATGATAAAGGGTTGAAGTCAGATCCAGCATCTTGGACAATAAGAGTAAAAAAAGATCCAGCAGCAGGTGGAATAGTATTAAGAAGTATTCCAACTGTGGTAAAAAGTGTACCAAATAATTCTTTTGGGCCACAAAGAAGTTTAGCGGTAACTGATGCTTCAACAACACAAACAAAGTATATTATGGAAACAAGTCAAACAGCTACAATAACATTAGTATTTACAGATACAGATAATAGTCATGCTGTATCTACTAACTTTAGTTATGGTAGTTTGACACAAACTGGAGCAAGTAATAATGGAACAACATATACTTATACATATACTTATACAGCACCAAGTACAGCACCAAGTGGAAATAGTGCAAGTGTAGTATTTAATGTATTTGATCCTAATGATAGCAGTGATTCTGATTCTGCTACAATAACATTTATAATTGATACAGCACCAACTATTTCAAATGTTGCTTTATCAGTTAGTGGAGGAAGCAGTACAAATACAATAGCACCAAGTGGAACAGGAACTATAACAGTGACTGCAAGTGATGCAGACACAGGAGATACAATAACTTATAATTATTCAATATTAACAGGTAGTGGAACTTTAGCAGAGTCAACTAATACAACAGGTACAGTTGATTTTACAGCACCAAGCAGTACAGGGACAACTGAGGTGTTAATTCAATTAGTAGATAGTCGTGGAGCTAATGCAGAAGAGATGTTTACAATAGCAATAGCAACACCAATGACAGTAGTGGCTGAAGATAGTGGAGTATCTGGAGCTACAGAAGCAGCTAAATATACTGAAGCTACAGGAAGCAATGCTGCAAATTATGATATAACAACAGATACTGTTAATAGTTCTCAAGTATCAATCCCAATATCAAATTCATCTGATATGAATACTCTAATGGGAAACAATGCATATTACTATTATACAGGTGCTCCAAGTACAACAATAATACAAACTTGGTCAGTTTATAATGAAATTGACAGTACAAAAGTATTAGGGACAACAGGAAAAGATTTTGGAGTTACAACAAGAACATTTGATTTTAATCCAGGAACAGAAGGGGTAGATAATGGTACAAGGTATAAATATATGATGAGAGGTGGAGTTAAGACTCTAAAAGCAACAGTAGATTCAGGAACATCACCTAACAATCAAGTTGTTTATGCTAGCGATACTGTATATGTTAATGAGTTACCTTCATTAACAGGAATAACTTATACAGATGCACAAGGGAATAGTCAAAGCTTATTTGATGGAACAACACTTAGTACAGTACAAGTATCACCAGGACAAAAATTTAACTTAACAATGTCAGTAAGTGATCCTGATAATACAAGAGTTAGTCCTGATACAACAAATTATCCATTAACAAGTACATCTGGATATTTTGCAAATCAAGCTTATGATGCAGGACGAGCAGGTGGAGGAACTGCAGGAATAGATTTATCAAGAACATTAGTTGATGGAGCTTCAGCTGATAGTAGCTGGACGATTGCAAGTAGTAATGCAACTGATATATATGATCCAACAAGTACAAGTTCACCAAGTTACTATACATTTACTAATGATTATACAACTACATTATCAAATGTACCAGTAGAGATAAAACCAAGTGCAACAGTTGATACTACAGGAACTACACCGAGTTATCATTATTTAGCTTTACATTTAAATGATGGTACGGAGCAATTAGTAGACGAGGGAGCAATAAAAGGGCCTTGGGATTATTATAGAGTAGGAACTGAAGTAGTAGATGCAGATGGAGCTGATATAGGAGCAGGAAATTTAAAAGTAGATATAGGAACAAGAGCAGGATATACTTCATACGATAAAAACTTAATGCTTGAATTTTCATCAGATACAACAGGAGTATATTTTAAAATCAAAGATATAACAGCAGGTACTTATTGGAGCTATGGAGGTAGTGACATAAAAGTATATGTAAGTGGAACAGGAACAAATACAGATGGAGATGGAGATTTACAAGATAATACAAATGCTCCAATTGATCTAACTGATTCTGATTGGGGAGCTTCAGCAGATGGAAGCGATGCCTCGATTGATTGGTTGGCAATAGATATAGATGAAAGTAGTAATTGGGAAGCAGGAGATAAAGTATATTTCAAAACTTATGCTAATACTGTAATACTTAAATTCCAAGTAGTAAATGGACCTACAATTACATCAGTAGCAGTACCGCCATATGTAACTTTAGGAAAAACAGTTAATCTTAATGTATATGGAGATGAAGGAAGTTCTAGTTCTGCAACAGTAACAGTTGTGGAAAAAACTAGTTCTGGTGGGACATTAACAGCGGGAACAGATAGTGATGGAGATAGCGTGTCACAAGAAGTTTGGACATATACAGCACCAACAACAATGCCATCAAGTGCTACAGCTACTTTTATAGTTAGTATTACTGATGGAACATATACAAATACAAGAGAGGTTTCGGTAGAACTAAATCAAGAACCAACAATAACAGGAATAACTGGTAGTGATACAGTAGATGTAACTAATGGAAATTGGATTTTATCAGGAACAAGTCCAGTTACACTAGTATCAAGTGTTAGTGATTCTGATTCAGGAGATACTTTTAAATACTTCTGGACAATAGGTGGAAATGGGAAATATGGAACATTAACTTATGATAATACTTCAGCAGTAGATTGGAGTCCATATAATGGAGCTACTGCATTAGGAGATGTTGATGGACCATATACAAATGGACATTTTAATATTAATCTATTAGTAATGGATAAAGATTCAGAAGGGGTATTAAAAGGTGGAACAGATAGTTCAGCTATAGATGTAGGCGTAAATGAAGCTCCAACAATTGCAAGTGTAATGGGTGGAGCAAGAGGAACTGACTATTGGAGTGGAGCAATAGTTGAGAAAACAAGTTCAGAAACATACGATTTTGGAGCAAACGATGAATATAAAAATGTAACTCTAAGTTTTTATCCAGACAGTACATTAACAGATGCAGCTGATGATAAAAATAGTTTGAATTTTGATTGGTATATAACTTTGGATTCGTCAGATGGACCAATTGTGGCTAATCCTGGAAAAATAGAAACAGAGAGTAAAACTATAAATAGTATACCAGCTCAAATGTTAAAATGGACACCAGATATAAGTTTGAGAGGAGTAACAAGAACTTACTATTTACATTCAAGAGTAACTGATGATAAAAGTGGCGTAGCGAAAGGAATAAGTGACAAATCTTTTGCATTTACTGTAACAGCTGATGATGATGCACCAGGCTTAGTTGATAATGAAATGTATGTACAAGCCTTAGTAGATAAAGCACCTACAGGAACATTTAGTTTAGGAGATAAAATAAGATTAATAATACCAATTGGAGCTAGTGTAACTGCAGTAAGTGGTGGAACAACTTTAACAGCTGCGACAGCTTCAAGAGATTTAATGACTGCAACAGTAAATATAGGTGGATTAATAGATGGAACAGCAGGTGGACCTACTGCACAAAATGTAGAATTTAGTTATAATAATAATGGAACAGCTTCTGATTATAGTGATGACTACTTATATTATGATCTTGAAATAAAAGCTGCAAGTGCACCATCTACAAATTATACAGATGGAGCAATAGATACTGGTGGAGCCGATGACGTAAATCCACCGTTAGTATCAGCTCAAGATTGGAATGGTAATGAGACAGCAGCAGGAGTAGGAAATGATGATTTGATTAAAAATGGTTCATATTTAGATTCAACAGGAACTACTGTAGCAGCAAGTCCAGCTATAGATAGCCAACCTGTAATAGGAGATGTTAGTAGTGCAGAAATAGATAACACCGATATTGCGGTTACATTAAATGAAGCTAACAATGGAACTTTCTATGGATATACAAAAGATAATGATATGATAACTCTAAATGATGAGTTAACTTTTATAGCAGATATAGATGAAGTGCATGACAATGATAAAACAAGTGACGTTGGTTCAATATATGCACCACAATTAGGAATAGCAGGTTCTGGATATATTCCAGGATTTAGAAGAACAGATACAGGTGGAACAGCAAACAGTAATATAGTTTGGTCATTTAGTTTCACAAGCGGAAATGTAAATGCTGGTAAACAAGATTCAAGTGCCGCAGCAGCTTATACAGGAATTTTAGCAGATCAAGTTGTTACTACATCACAAGGATATACTGGAGATACAGGTACGTATAATCTTGACTTTTGGTTTGAAGATAATGCAGGAAATAGAACTCATGTAGAAAAAGATGCGTTAGCTGGAGGAACTATTGATGGTATAGATTTGAGAAGACCAAAAGTAGCAAATGCACAATTATATAGTTATTCATCAACTGCTACAACTGGACAAGCAGGTTGGGCACCAGTATTAGATATGGATACCACAAATGTTGGAGATACAGATGGAGATCATAAAATAGATAGGACAGGAACAGATAGAATGGATGGAAATGATGATGATTTATATCTATTTGGATGGTTAGAAGTATCATCTAGTAATTTAGATGATAATAGTACAAGTACAGCAGAAATATTAAAACTTACATTTGATGAACCATTATTAGTAGGAAATGGATCTTCAACTACAACATTTAATTTTGCAGCACCAGTAGATGGTGGGGTAGGAGTAGAAACAGATGGAAATTTAGTATCTTCTGTAAATGATACATCTATAAAAGTTTATAATGTATCAGGCTCTACAAGAACAGAAGTATCAAATCATGGAGTTAGTAATTTAGCAGCAACTACGGCAGGTGATACAGTAGAATTAGATAAAATCAAGAATTATGCTGTAAGATACCTTGATACAAATGGAGATCAAACATGGACTACAGCAGATGCAGTAAAAACAGAAGTTTATATAGTATTGTTATCTACAACTGCAACAGGTGATAGTATTGATAGTACTAGCGCAGATATAGGGCATTTTGCTAAAGGAAAGCATTTTGAAGTAGAATTTAATGCAATAGACCGTGCAAATCATAGTTCTATAGCTACTCAGCAAGTAATGGATAGAAATACTAACTTTATAAATGCATCAGGAGAGAATATGACAGGAGATGATGGAATTACTTGGGAATAG